Proteins encoded in a region of the Bacillus methanolicus genome:
- a CDS encoding outer spore coat protein CotE, with protein MGEFREIITKAVVAKGRKFTQSNHTISPAHQPSSILGGWIINHKYDAKKVGNTVEVSGSYDINVWYSYLDNTKTDVATERVKYTDVMKLKYRDPDSLDDQDVFARVLQQPNCIEVVISPNGNKIIVNAEREFLCEVIGETKVCVEVHPDKVKSDDDDDWGLDVDDEEFEELNPDFLVGNEEE; from the coding sequence ATGGGAGAATTTAGAGAGATAATCACGAAAGCGGTCGTTGCGAAAGGACGAAAATTTACTCAGTCCAATCATACGATCAGCCCGGCTCACCAACCATCCAGTATACTGGGCGGTTGGATTATAAACCATAAGTACGATGCGAAAAAGGTCGGGAATACTGTAGAAGTAAGCGGCTCGTATGACATTAACGTTTGGTATTCTTATCTTGATAATACAAAAACGGACGTAGCTACTGAACGAGTCAAATATACGGATGTAATGAAATTAAAATACCGCGATCCTGACAGTTTGGATGATCAAGATGTATTCGCCCGCGTTCTTCAGCAGCCAAATTGCATTGAAGTTGTAATTTCACCAAACGGCAACAAAATCATTGTCAATGCGGAAAGAGAATTTCTTTGTGAGGTGATCGGCGAAACAAAAGTATGTGTCGAAGTTCACCCTGATAAGGTCAAAAGCGATGATGACGACGACTGGGGATTAGATGTTGACGATGAAGAATTCGAAGAGTTAAATCCTGATTTCCTAGTTGGAAATGAAGAAGAGTAG